One genomic segment of Chloroflexota bacterium includes these proteins:
- a CDS encoding ABC transporter ATP-binding protein, with translation MTTPLAVQAAHQSATGSLLQIDNLKTHFYTRDGIVKAVDGVTIDIKPGETVGLVGESGCGKSVTAHTVLRLLPKVSRIVGGEIRFTRRTGEVVDLTNIDPRGSQIRSIRGNEIAMIFQEPMTSLSPVHTVGSQIAEAIVLHRGANKHDAYLRTVESLKQVGIGNAEQRFHEFPHQLSGGLRQRCMIAMALSCNPRLLIADEPTTALDVTIQAQILELLKKLQGDYGMAILMITHNLGVIAEMADRVAVMYMGKVVEMAASRTIFKDPLHPYTIGLLRSLPKVGKDVKARLASIPGSVPDPYNLPSGCSFYPRCPAPKRESCQDEVPLVEIEPGHWVRCTLYEPSTSHILGVTA, from the coding sequence ATGACGACACCACTGGCAGTTCAGGCAGCGCACCAGTCCGCGACGGGCTCGCTGCTCCAGATCGATAACCTGAAGACGCATTTCTACACTCGCGACGGCATCGTCAAAGCGGTTGACGGCGTGACCATCGACATCAAGCCCGGCGAGACGGTCGGGCTGGTGGGCGAGTCCGGCTGCGGCAAGAGCGTGACGGCGCACACCGTCCTGCGCCTGCTGCCGAAGGTCAGCCGGATCGTCGGCGGGGAGATTCGCTTTACCCGCCGTACTGGCGAGGTGGTCGATCTCACCAACATTGATCCGCGCGGCAGCCAGATCCGCTCGATCCGTGGCAACGAGATCGCGATGATCTTTCAGGAGCCGATGACCTCGTTGTCGCCGGTCCACACGGTCGGGAGCCAGATCGCCGAAGCGATCGTGCTGCACCGTGGCGCCAACAAGCATGACGCCTACCTTCGCACCGTCGAATCGCTGAAGCAGGTCGGCATCGGCAACGCCGAGCAGCGCTTTCACGAGTTCCCGCACCAGTTGTCGGGCGGGTTGCGTCAGCGCTGCATGATCGCGATGGCGTTGTCGTGCAACCCGCGCCTCCTGATCGCCGACGAGCCGACCACGGCGCTCGATGTCACGATCCAGGCGCAGATTCTGGAGCTGCTCAAGAAGCTGCAGGGCGACTACGGCATGGCGATCCTGATGATCACCCACAACCTGGGGGTGATCGCCGAGATGGCCGACCGCGTGGCCGTGATGTACATGGGCAAGGTCGTGGAGATGGCGGCCTCGCGGACCATTTTCAAGGATCCGCTGCACCCCTACACCATCGGGCTGTTGCGGAGCCTGCCGAAGGTCGGCAAGGACGTCAAGGCGCGGCTGGCCTCGATCCCCGGCAGCGTCCCCGATCCGTACAACCTGCCGAGCGGGTGCAGCTTCTACCCGCGCTGCCCCGCGCCCAAGCGCGAGAGCTGCCAGGACGAGGTGCCGCTGGTGGAGATCGAGCCGGGCCACTGGGTACGCTGTACCCTGTATGAGCCGAGCACGAGCCACATCCTGGGGGTGACCGCGTGA
- a CDS encoding mandelate racemase/muconate lactonizing enzyme family protein produces the protein MKITNVTAYHLPGTRYPWVFLRVDTDEGLYGWGQASSGPHSAVVAAAASRLAPILIGEDPTRIEFIWHKLYASFNSLGSLGFVSALISGIDIALWDIRGKQLGQPIYELLGGKFHEKLVLYSNGWFDGCETPEQYAKAARATVDEGHTAIKLDPFKRGAAYLAGYAANYPSHEDYAAVEIIDAIRTEIGNNVEIFIDAHGRFNMPTAVRLANHLRPYRIGWFEEPVPPENWDALRQFRDQTDVPICVGERLYTRWQFRPVLEQKLTDYIMPDIIRTGGISEMKKIATLAETFFVPISPHDATGPITLIAGAQTMMSTSSFFRLEIAYSELRKYQQIMDPPFDVHDGYFHVSDAPGLGHEPRADYLEQGIPY, from the coding sequence GTGAAGATCACGAACGTCACCGCCTATCACCTGCCGGGTACCCGCTACCCGTGGGTTTTCCTCCGCGTGGACACCGACGAGGGGCTGTACGGCTGGGGGCAGGCCTCCAGCGGTCCGCACAGCGCCGTCGTCGCGGCGGCGGCCAGCCGGCTGGCCCCGATCCTGATCGGCGAAGACCCGACCCGCATCGAGTTCATCTGGCACAAGCTGTACGCCAGCTTCAACTCGCTCGGCTCGCTCGGGTTCGTCTCAGCGTTGATCTCCGGCATCGACATCGCACTGTGGGACATCCGGGGCAAGCAGCTTGGACAGCCGATCTACGAATTGCTGGGCGGCAAGTTCCACGAGAAGCTGGTGCTGTACAGCAATGGCTGGTTCGACGGCTGTGAGACGCCCGAGCAGTACGCGAAGGCGGCCCGCGCGACGGTGGACGAGGGCCATACGGCCATCAAGCTCGATCCGTTCAAGCGCGGCGCAGCCTACCTCGCCGGGTACGCCGCGAACTACCCGTCACACGAGGACTACGCGGCCGTCGAGATCATCGATGCGATCCGCACCGAGATCGGCAACAACGTCGAGATCTTCATCGACGCACACGGTCGGTTCAACATGCCAACGGCCGTCCGCCTCGCCAACCACCTGCGGCCCTACCGCATCGGCTGGTTTGAGGAGCCGGTCCCACCCGAGAACTGGGACGCTCTGCGCCAGTTCCGCGATCAGACGGACGTGCCGATCTGCGTCGGCGAGCGGCTGTACACGCGCTGGCAGTTCCGGCCAGTCCTCGAGCAGAAGCTGACGGACTACATCATGCCGGACATCATCCGGACGGGCGGCATCTCGGAGATGAAGAAGATCGCCACGCTGGCCGAGACCTTCTTCGTGCCGATCTCCCCGCACGACGCGACCGGCCCGATCACGCTGATCGCCGGCGCCCAGACGATGATGTCCACGTCGAGCTTCTTCCGGCTGGAGATCGCCTACTCGGAGCTGCGGAAGTACCAGCAGATCATGGATCCGCCGTTCGACGTCCACGACGGCTACTTCCACGTGTCGGACGCGCCGGGCCTCGGGCACGAGCCGCGCGCGGACTACCTGGAGCAGGGCATCCCGTACTGA
- a CDS encoding dipeptide ABC transporter ATP-binding protein yields the protein MHETAPAPQPSPGAAKTSGELLLDVRDIKKYFPIQRGLLRRTVGYVKAVDGVSFQIDEGETLGLVGESGCGKTTTGRMILRASKPTAGEIWFRHEGRMQDLTPMSRKELKPIRRDMQVIFQDPFSSLNPRMTVLEIIAEPLVIHGMRDGDQIKTRVRELLEMVGLRVQHMNRFPHAFSGGQRQRIGVARALALQPKLIVADEPVSALDVSIQAQVLNLLKDLQTELGLAYLFVSHDLSVVEHISDRVAVMYLGGIVEMAPAQQLYAAPKHPYTEALLSAIPKTDPEKQSKRIILQGDVPNPANPPAGCTFNPRCRFAQEICRAEKPPLVEVEPGHQAACHFAKELQLIGIEH from the coding sequence CTGCACGAGACCGCGCCCGCCCCTCAGCCGTCGCCGGGGGCGGCGAAGACGTCCGGCGAACTGCTGCTGGATGTCCGCGATATCAAGAAGTACTTCCCGATCCAGCGCGGCTTGCTGCGGCGGACGGTTGGCTACGTCAAGGCCGTGGATGGCGTCAGCTTCCAGATCGACGAGGGCGAGACGCTCGGGCTGGTCGGCGAGTCCGGCTGCGGCAAGACGACCACCGGCCGGATGATCCTGCGCGCCTCGAAGCCGACGGCCGGCGAGATCTGGTTCCGTCACGAAGGGCGGATGCAGGATCTGACGCCGATGTCGCGCAAGGAGCTGAAGCCGATCCGCCGTGACATGCAGGTGATTTTTCAGGATCCGTTCTCCTCATTGAACCCGAGAATGACGGTGCTGGAGATCATCGCCGAGCCGCTGGTCATCCACGGCATGCGCGACGGCGACCAGATCAAGACCCGAGTGCGCGAGCTGCTGGAGATGGTCGGCCTGCGGGTCCAGCACATGAACCGCTTCCCGCACGCCTTCAGCGGCGGCCAGCGGCAGCGGATCGGCGTGGCCCGGGCGCTGGCGCTCCAGCCCAAGCTGATCGTGGCGGACGAGCCGGTCTCGGCCCTGGATGTGTCGATTCAGGCCCAGGTGCTGAACCTGCTCAAGGATCTCCAGACCGAGCTGGGGTTGGCGTACCTGTTCGTCTCGCACGATCTCTCAGTGGTGGAGCACATCTCCGACCGAGTGGCGGTGATGTACCTCGGCGGCATCGTCGAGATGGCGCCGGCCCAGCAGCTGTACGCCGCGCCGAAGCACCCATACACGGAGGCGCTGCTCTCGGCCATCCCGAAGACGGACCCCGAGAAGCAGAGCAAGCGGATCATCCTCCAGGGCGACGTGCCGAACCCCGCCAACCCGCCGGCCGGCTGCACGTTCAACCCGCGCTGCCGCTTCGCGCAGGAGATCTGCCGCGCCGAGAAGCCGCCGCTGGTCGAGGTCGAGCCTGGACACCAGGCGGCCTGCCACTTCGCGAAGGAGCTGCAGCTCATCGGCATCGAGCACTGA
- a CDS encoding glycosyltransferase family 39 protein, with amino-acid sequence MSRHLMVISPGRARLLVVAAALAYLLVDGHPESWLNGLPWRPLSLAVAVVGGVAAWVLWPRQVSPPLPRTETSAQPMFAPRNGGGWGVRASSGVRLPFIFAASILILTAARGVVGWQALPSGLPGWYFDNSRFQGDFERSTDFLGEPWTRREREIDFGGDEFPTFFLNDVQRFNFYGSEAERRKNLPFSARWDGFLYVPAGGSYQLWLTASGPAALRIGDRQVAAVDADGRQTAVVTLDLAAGSHPVRLTYARRPPRSPDLKLEWSLDGRRQPIRVPYWFPASVTPAQWEADRTWLTASRALDAAFLVLVGVGAVLLSGLAVRRFVRLPAARWPILEHVLLGVWLLAVFWTATVPRLDRVDKMALLGGGQDWLTHETFARDILIGGPLMTLGKPLGEGRTFYAQPFYPYALAAFHALTGEDQFGALAIQVLGSALTGVLLYFLAKRLFGQWAALATFVLYLPLWKWHLEWVAYRLISEAIYFAILPALLLILVRLLDERRARDLILGGVLLGLAIVTRGPTLLYVPFVGAILWWGLRRTGLARAVVARQLAVLAFAMALAIGLVPIRNQLVAGQPSLLASSGGVNLQKLHRPSNGVRLGVAQERWFAPFIGDAPTRETVEFLLQDPAGYAWACVLLAAYTLGYGAAVEESTITVWPELILFNLLYLLAIILLARARSPRALLLHAFVLIHFATMVIFVPYDYDNRLVLPMYLPIIVFGGYLLATVIQRAAAPLTGRMRADATVAASGLTLATDRGRLTGVATPREDVR; translated from the coding sequence GTGAGCCGGCACCTGATGGTCATCAGCCCTGGACGCGCGAGGCTGCTCGTGGTGGCCGCGGCGCTGGCGTACCTGCTGGTGGACGGCCACCCGGAAAGCTGGCTGAACGGATTGCCCTGGCGACCGCTCAGCCTGGCAGTCGCCGTGGTGGGTGGCGTGGCAGCCTGGGTGCTCTGGCCCCGGCAGGTCTCTCCCCCTCTCCCGCGCACAGAGACGTCGGCGCAGCCGATGTTCGCGCCGCGCAACGGAGGGGGCTGGGGGGTGAGGGCCTCCTCGGGCGTGAGGTTACCCTTCATCTTTGCAGCCTCCATCCTGATCCTCACCGCTGCCAGGGGCGTCGTCGGCTGGCAGGCGCTCCCCTCGGGACTGCCCGGCTGGTACTTCGACAACAGCCGCTTCCAGGGCGACTTCGAGCGCTCGACCGACTTCCTCGGCGAGCCGTGGACCCGCCGCGAGCGCGAGATCGACTTCGGCGGCGACGAGTTCCCGACCTTCTTCCTCAACGACGTGCAGCGCTTCAACTTCTACGGCTCCGAGGCTGAGCGGCGGAAGAACCTGCCGTTCTCGGCCCGCTGGGACGGTTTCCTGTACGTGCCGGCCGGCGGCAGTTACCAGCTTTGGCTGACAGCGTCAGGGCCGGCCGCCTTGCGGATAGGTGACCGGCAAGTCGCAGCCGTGGACGCCGATGGTCGCCAGACCGCCGTCGTGACGCTCGATCTGGCGGCTGGCTCGCACCCCGTCCGCCTGACCTATGCCCGCCGACCGCCCCGTTCGCCCGATCTCAAGCTGGAGTGGTCGCTCGACGGTCGCCGCCAGCCGATCCGCGTGCCGTACTGGTTTCCCGCCAGCGTTACGCCAGCCCAGTGGGAGGCGGATCGCACATGGCTGACGGCCTCAAGAGCGCTGGACGCCGCGTTCCTGGTGCTGGTCGGCGTCGGTGCAGTGTTGCTGTCCGGGCTGGCCGTGCGGCGCTTCGTCCGACTGCCGGCCGCGCGCTGGCCGATCCTTGAGCACGTGCTGCTCGGTGTGTGGCTGCTGGCCGTGTTCTGGACGGCGACGGTTCCGCGCCTCGACCGCGTGGACAAGATGGCGCTGCTTGGCGGCGGCCAGGACTGGCTGACCCACGAGACGTTCGCCCGCGACATCCTTATCGGCGGGCCGTTGATGACGCTCGGGAAGCCGCTCGGCGAGGGGCGCACCTTCTACGCGCAGCCGTTCTACCCGTACGCCCTGGCCGCCTTCCACGCCCTGACCGGCGAGGATCAGTTCGGCGCGCTGGCGATCCAGGTGCTCGGCTCGGCGCTGACGGGTGTGCTGCTCTACTTCCTGGCGAAGCGGTTGTTCGGGCAGTGGGCGGCGCTGGCGACCTTCGTGCTGTACCTGCCGCTCTGGAAGTGGCACCTCGAATGGGTGGCCTACCGGCTGATCTCCGAGGCGATCTACTTCGCGATCCTGCCGGCGCTGCTGCTGATACTGGTGCGCCTGCTGGACGAGCGGCGGGCGCGCGACCTGATCCTCGGCGGCGTCCTGCTCGGCCTCGCCATCGTGACGCGTGGCCCGACGCTGCTCTACGTGCCGTTTGTCGGCGCGATCCTCTGGTGGGGGCTGCGACGGACAGGCCTGGCGCGGGCCGTCGTGGCGCGGCAACTGGCTGTCCTGGCCTTCGCGATGGCGCTGGCGATCGGGCTGGTCCCGATCCGCAATCAACTGGTGGCCGGACAGCCGTCGCTGCTGGCGTCGAGCGGCGGCGTCAACCTCCAGAAACTGCACCGTCCGTCCAACGGCGTCCGCCTGGGGGTGGCGCAGGAGCGCTGGTTCGCGCCGTTCATCGGCGACGCCCCGACCCGTGAGACGGTCGAATTCCTGCTGCAAGATCCGGCCGGCTACGCCTGGGCCTGCGTGCTGCTGGCGGCCTACACCCTCGGGTACGGCGCGGCCGTCGAGGAGAGCACCATCACCGTCTGGCCGGAGCTGATCCTGTTCAACCTGCTGTATCTGCTGGCGATCATCCTCCTGGCGCGTGCCCGCTCGCCAAGGGCGCTGTTGCTGCACGCCTTCGTGCTGATCCACTTCGCCACGATGGTCATCTTCGTGCCGTACGACTACGACAACCGGCTGGTGCTGCCGATGTACCTGCCCATCATCGTGTTCGGCGGCTACTTGTTGGCGACCGTCATTCAGCGAGCCGCCGCGCCGCTGACCGGTCGCATGCGCGCCGACGCGACCGTGGCCGCCTCGGGCCTGACCTTGGCGACGGATCGGGGGCGTCTGACGGGTGTCGCGACGCCGCGCGAGGACGTGCGGTGA
- a CDS encoding glycosyltransferase family 39 protein, with protein sequence MPQARPLLFGAVLLALAMPGHPLAHLSGLPLSVPSLCLVLLVAGWMVALPGVPTRAGLWSGALALLAALKLATFWLAPTYGLTGEYLTDGKPGTVRVDRVLALHGDEFPVHFFNDVRRFNYYTPADPKRDLLPFTVSWTGQIVVSAGGPQTLTLQSNGLASVQIDNGPPASIAESGRVREASLTFDVPPGLYPIVVSYSRPDEMMPWLALDTPSALVTMGTSAEAVARDTWLRQVGTLLDAALVGLVALGFLAHLRVRGLVSPSPTPRAGWGARFASGPGREVFPARLLLAAYLVLAGGWELLGHLHLYGRAVLLSGGNDWLAYEGFARDLLTNGPLLTEARPLGQGLPFYYQPLYIYWVAFSHLILGESLFAPLFMNAVLGVCAGLGLFALTRELFGRGAAVVALLLFEAYRQTVFEPTAGLLLSENLIFPILPIFLLLLVRLARSGRWRAAVGAGFVLGLGGLARTTPLAILPPAVLVLLLAWRRFDLSRVGPRWLAYGGSLCPLGWRRTAGLLAVFVAVVILTLGLATTRNYVVSGRFVPITSSAGANLWEAHRPSAKVDLSRVDKDPLYERLGLDRTTREVVEFIRQDPVGYVGTLVPMFLYAVGVVGAVSGSWQIHPGLFGLWVGYLLVTLLLPRARALPTWFVHAFIWSHLAQMTVFFSHQYGFRLILPMYVAMVPIAAVGIWTVAERLGRLMRPLGVRLPSGAPLPPAARASLVLVAVVGGSASLGAGEWRGHDAAREAFYGLNGDVAIATRQASRPELLMRADAVYFVGDDSRSTDVAYLTGLAYPTLRWFDGARGFVLPPQGQDALYVAPDRAAADFAVRCLGDGALLGRERDAVTGAALNLYLAGAGVGECAAPRQTLGASFGEGQTENAKLLGLDGPASIEPGRTMDVLIYWEAVSRPRNRARPFVRLVDSQGRRWGQAETAVYPSAAWRPGERAVGVARLEVDPTLPPGEYRLDGGFTVASGQARTVEDGPWGSAGLPQARGATVRLVSRSMPLSPDVLPLDRRLDAQADGARLVGVDFDRDAARAGERLRLSLFWESTSPRPEPREVSLVLRQPGGAVLTEWRSVPVDGAYPTTDWKRGEIVRDTWDLTLPASLGAGAFELAAALVVPGQAATGPIGLGHITVQAADRELKEPELRMRVDAAFVGGAQLLGYDLKARRVRPGDNLDLTLVWRAAQPSLRDQVLALALLDESGRILSQWESEPAGGKRPTSGWTTDEFIEDGWKVRLPRELPKGKVRLAVSTIDPVANQRILTTAGGVWVDLPLEVTPE encoded by the coding sequence ATGCCCCAGGCCCGTCCGTTGCTGTTTGGCGCTGTCCTGCTCGCGCTCGCGATGCCCGGACACCCGCTTGCACACTTGAGCGGTCTGCCGCTGAGCGTGCCGAGCCTCTGCCTCGTGCTGCTCGTCGCGGGGTGGATGGTAGCGTTGCCGGGCGTGCCCACACGGGCGGGCCTCTGGTCCGGTGCGCTGGCGCTGCTGGCTGCGCTGAAGCTGGCGACCTTCTGGCTCGCGCCGACCTACGGCCTGACCGGCGAGTATCTGACCGACGGCAAGCCAGGGACGGTCCGCGTGGATCGCGTGCTGGCGCTCCACGGCGACGAGTTCCCGGTCCACTTCTTCAACGACGTTCGGCGCTTCAACTACTACACGCCGGCCGATCCGAAGCGCGACCTGCTCCCGTTCACCGTGTCCTGGACCGGGCAGATCGTCGTTTCGGCCGGTGGGCCGCAGACGCTGACGCTCCAGTCCAACGGTCTGGCGTCCGTTCAGATCGACAACGGCCCGCCAGCCTCGATTGCGGAATCCGGCCGCGTGCGCGAGGCGAGCCTGACGTTCGACGTCCCGCCCGGCCTCTACCCGATTGTGGTCAGCTACAGCCGCCCCGACGAGATGATGCCGTGGCTGGCGCTCGACACGCCGTCGGCGCTCGTCACGATGGGCACATCGGCGGAGGCGGTCGCTCGGGATACGTGGCTGCGGCAGGTTGGCACGCTGCTCGACGCTGCACTCGTCGGCCTGGTCGCCCTGGGGTTCCTCGCGCACCTGCGGGTCCGCGGACTCGTCTCACCTTCTCCGACGCCCAGAGCGGGTTGGGGGGCGAGATTCGCCTCTGGCCCGGGGCGTGAGGTCTTCCCCGCGCGGCTCCTGCTCGCCGCCTACCTCGTGCTGGCCGGCGGCTGGGAGCTTCTCGGGCATCTGCACCTGTACGGTCGGGCGGTGTTGTTGTCCGGCGGCAACGACTGGCTCGCCTATGAAGGCTTCGCTCGCGATCTCCTCACCAATGGCCCATTGCTGACCGAGGCCCGGCCGCTCGGGCAGGGGCTGCCGTTCTACTACCAGCCGCTCTACATCTACTGGGTGGCCTTCTCCCACCTGATCCTGGGCGAGAGCCTGTTCGCGCCGCTGTTCATGAACGCCGTGCTCGGCGTCTGCGCCGGCCTCGGGCTGTTTGCCCTCACTCGTGAGCTGTTCGGGCGGGGCGCGGCGGTCGTCGCGCTGCTGCTGTTCGAGGCGTACCGCCAGACCGTCTTCGAGCCGACGGCTGGCCTGTTGCTCTCCGAGAACCTGATCTTCCCGATCCTGCCAATCTTTCTGCTGCTCCTGGTCCGGCTTGCCCGGTCCGGGCGGTGGCGAGCGGCTGTCGGAGCCGGCTTCGTGCTGGGCCTGGGCGGGCTGGCCCGCACCACGCCGCTGGCGATCCTGCCCCCGGCCGTGCTGGTACTGCTGCTGGCGTGGCGGCGCTTCGACCTGAGCCGCGTCGGGCCGCGCTGGCTGGCGTACGGCGGCTCACTCTGTCCGCTGGGCTGGCGAAGGACGGCCGGCCTGCTCGCCGTGTTCGTCGCCGTGGTCATCCTGACGCTCGGCCTCGCCACCACCCGCAACTACGTCGTCTCGGGCCGCTTCGTGCCGATCACCAGCAGCGCCGGGGCGAACCTCTGGGAGGCGCATCGCCCGTCCGCGAAGGTCGACCTCTCGCGGGTGGACAAAGACCCGCTCTACGAGCGGCTGGGCCTGGACCGCACCACCCGCGAGGTGGTCGAGTTCATCCGCCAGGACCCCGTCGGGTACGTCGGCACGCTGGTCCCGATGTTCCTCTACGCTGTTGGCGTGGTCGGCGCGGTGAGCGGCTCGTGGCAGATCCATCCCGGCCTCTTTGGGCTGTGGGTCGGCTACCTGCTGGTGACGCTGCTGCTGCCGCGCGCGCGAGCGCTGCCGACGTGGTTCGTCCACGCCTTCATCTGGAGCCATCTCGCCCAGATGACCGTCTTCTTCTCGCACCAGTACGGCTTCCGACTGATCCTGCCGATGTACGTGGCGATGGTCCCCATCGCTGCCGTCGGCATCTGGACGGTCGCCGAGCGCCTTGGGCGCCTGATGCGTCCGCTCGGGGTTCGCCTGCCGTCCGGCGCGCCATTGCCGCCGGCGGCACGTGCGTCCCTGGTGCTGGTAGCAGTTGTGGGTGGCTCGGCCAGCCTGGGGGCTGGTGAGTGGCGCGGCCACGACGCGGCCCGCGAGGCGTTCTACGGCCTGAACGGCGACGTGGCCATCGCCACCCGGCAGGCGAGTCGGCCGGAGCTCCTGATGCGGGCGGACGCCGTCTACTTCGTGGGCGACGACAGCCGCTCGACGGACGTGGCCTACCTGACCGGCCTCGCCTACCCGACGCTCCGCTGGTTCGACGGCGCGCGTGGCTTCGTGCTGCCGCCTCAGGGCCAGGACGCGTTGTACGTCGCCCCGGACCGCGCTGCCGCTGACTTCGCCGTGCGCTGCCTGGGTGACGGGGCGCTGCTCGGGCGGGAGCGCGACGCGGTGACGGGCGCTGCCCTCAACCTCTACCTCGCCGGAGCCGGCGTCGGGGAGTGCGCTGCGCCGCGCCAGACGCTCGGCGCGTCGTTCGGCGAGGGGCAGACCGAGAACGCGAAGCTGCTGGGCCTGGATGGTCCGGCCTCCATCGAGCCGGGCCGTACCATGGATGTGCTGATCTACTGGGAGGCTGTCAGTCGGCCACGCAACCGCGCCCGGCCGTTCGTGCGGCTGGTGGACAGCCAGGGCCGTCGCTGGGGGCAGGCCGAGACGGCCGTCTACCCGAGCGCCGCCTGGCGGCCCGGCGAGCGGGCCGTCGGCGTGGCGCGCCTGGAGGTCGATCCGACGCTGCCGCCGGGCGAGTACCGCCTGGACGGCGGCTTCACGGTGGCGTCAGGACAGGCCAGGACGGTCGAAGATGGCCCGTGGGGCAGCGCCGGCCTGCCACAGGCGCGCGGCGCAACCGTCCGGCTGGTCAGCCGCTCCATGCCACTCTCGCCAGATGTCCTGCCACTGGATCGGCGCCTCGACGCGCAGGCGGACGGCGCACGGCTGGTCGGGGTGGACTTCGACCGAGACGCCGCCCGGGCCGGCGAGCGTCTGCGGCTGAGCCTGTTCTGGGAGAGTACCAGCCCCCGCCCCGAGCCACGCGAGGTCAGCCTCGTGCTGCGGCAGCCGGGCGGAGCGGTCCTCACGGAGTGGCGCAGCGTCCCGGTCGATGGCGCCTACCCGACAACCGACTGGAAGCGCGGCGAGATCGTGCGTGACACCTGGGATCTCACCCTGCCGGCATCGCTCGGCGCGGGCGCGTTCGAGCTGGCCGCGGCGCTCGTGGTACCGGGACAGGCGGCCACGGGACCTATCGGCCTTGGACATATCACGGTGCAGGCTGCCGACCGCGAATTGAAGGAGCCAGAGCTGCGCATGCGGGTGGACGCGGCGTTCGTGGGCGGCGCGCAACTGCTCGGCTACGATCTGAAGGCTCGGCGCGTGCGGCCCGGCGACAACCTCGATCTGACGCTCGTCTGGCGGGCCGCGCAACCGAGTCTACGCGATCAGGTACTCGCGCTGGCCCTGCTGGACGAGTCCGGCCGCATCCTCTCGCAGTGGGAGAGCGAGCCGGCCGGCGGCAAGCGTCCGACCTCCGGCTGGACGACCGACGAGTTCATCGAGGACGGCTGGAAGGTCCGTCTGCCGCGTGAGCTACCGAAGGGAAAGGTCCGGCTGGCCGTCTCGACGATCGACCCCGTCGCCAACCAGCGCATCCTGACCACCGCCGGCGGGGTCTGGGTCGATCTGCCGCTGGAGGTCACGCCCGAGTGA
- a CDS encoding GDP-mannose 4,6-dehydratase, producing MRCLVTGAAGFVGSHLAERLLREGHEVVGVDMFHAYYPRARKERHLAALLEHPQFTLHEIDLRTADLDPVVAGCEVVYHEAAMPGLVRSWDWFEEYVSCNVLATQRLLEAARKAGPRSFVQVSTSSVYGRSSSCAEDAPPRPISPYGATKLCAENLAFAYHTEMGLPVVAVRYFSVYGPRQRPDMGYTIFVEKVLRGEKITIFGDGEQTRGNTYVEDAVDATIRAGLEGRPGEAYNVGGGEARSANWIVETIQRLAEKRVEVVHGPARPGEQRDALAVTDKARSELGWSPKTPLEDGLLAQIRWQQAELARQ from the coding sequence ATGCGCTGTCTCGTCACCGGGGCCGCCGGGTTCGTCGGCTCACATCTCGCGGAGCGGCTGCTGCGCGAGGGCCACGAGGTTGTCGGGGTGGACATGTTCCACGCCTACTACCCGCGCGCCCGGAAGGAGCGGCACCTGGCCGCCCTGCTCGAACATCCACAGTTCACCCTGCACGAGATCGACCTTCGCACGGCTGACCTGGACCCGGTGGTGGCGGGCTGCGAGGTGGTGTACCACGAGGCGGCGATGCCGGGCCTGGTCCGTAGCTGGGACTGGTTCGAGGAGTATGTGTCCTGCAACGTGCTGGCCACGCAGCGGCTGTTGGAGGCCGCGCGCAAGGCGGGTCCGCGCTCGTTCGTCCAGGTCTCCACGTCGTCGGTGTACGGCCGCAGCTCGAGCTGCGCCGAGGACGCCCCCCCGCGGCCGATCTCTCCGTACGGCGCCACCAAGCTGTGCGCCGAGAACCTCGCCTTCGCCTACCACACCGAGATGGGCCTGCCGGTGGTGGCGGTGCGCTACTTCTCGGTCTACGGGCCGCGCCAGCGCCCGGACATGGGCTATACGATCTTTGTCGAGAAGGTGCTGCGCGGCGAGAAGATCACCATCTTCGGCGACGGCGAGCAGACGCGCGGCAACACCTACGTCGAGGATGCTGTGGACGCCACCATCCGGGCCGGGCTGGAAGGCCGCCCCGGCGAGGCGTACAACGTCGGGGGCGGCGAGGCGCGCTCGGCCAACTGGATCGTCGAGACCATCCAGCGGCTGGCCGAGAAGCGCGTCGAGGTTGTCCACGGGCCAGCCCGCCCCGGCGAACAGCGAGATGCCCTGGCGGTGACCGACAAGGCCCGATCCGAGCTTGGATGGTCGCCGAAGACCCCGCTGGAGGACGGGCTGCTGGCGCAGATCCGCTGGCAGCAGGCAGAGTTAGCTCGGCAGTAG